A region from the Cyanobacterium stanieri LEGE 03274 genome encodes:
- a CDS encoding type II toxin-antitoxin system YhaV family toxin gives MKPIQINRYLIYFHPVFYQQWLELVNRVKYLKQKLAPENFITHPEVKLLKALDKGIKDKIPNDPFASYFALKKPLQKYNRLKKMGLPSRYRLFFRVFKEANTIIILWLGFPRKEGDKKDCYKVFSKMVINGNFPEDITSFLDLVNNSENDN, from the coding sequence ATGAAGCCCATACAAATAAATCGATATTTAATTTACTTTCATCCTGTTTTTTATCAACAATGGTTAGAGTTAGTAAATAGAGTTAAATATCTTAAGCAAAAATTAGCTCCAGAAAACTTCATTACCCATCCCGAAGTTAAACTATTAAAAGCATTAGATAAAGGAATAAAAGATAAAATACCAAACGATCCTTTTGCCTCTTATTTCGCCCTAAAAAAACCCTTACAAAAATATAATCGTCTCAAAAAAATGGGTTTACCATCAAGGTATCGGCTATTTTTTCGAGTATTTAAAGAAGCAAATACAATTATTATTTTGTGGCTAGGTTTTCCCCGTAAAGAAGGAGATAAAAAAGATTGCTATAAGGTATTTTCTAAGATGGTTATTAATGGTAATTTTCCCGAAGATATAACCAGTTTTTTAGACTTGGTTAATAATTCAGAAAATGATAATTAA